A region from the Flavobacteriales bacterium genome encodes:
- a CDS encoding response regulator transcription factor produces MKVLLIEDEQELRRSIRAFLQDVGFLVESANDFPSAMEKAEQYAYDAVLVDITLPKGSGLDIVRMLRKQNPNTGIIIISAKGSLDDKILGLDLGADDYLPKPFHLPELVARLRALIRRKQFAGNQAIELDELRIVPDDKLVEVNGQRVDLTVMQFDLLLFLVANKDRVLSRTAIVEHVWGEMADRLDHDHFLYSHMKNLRKKLLEKGSKDRIQTVYGLGYRLSSHA; encoded by the coding sequence ATGAAAGTGCTGTTGATCGAGGACGAACAGGAATTGCGCCGCTCCATTCGCGCGTTCTTGCAGGATGTCGGCTTCCTCGTGGAATCCGCCAACGACTTCCCTTCCGCCATGGAGAAGGCGGAGCAATACGCCTATGATGCTGTGCTGGTGGACATCACCTTGCCAAAGGGCAGTGGCTTGGACATCGTGCGGATGCTACGCAAACAGAACCCCAACACCGGCATCATCATCATATCGGCCAAGGGCTCGCTGGATGACAAGATCCTCGGCCTGGACCTCGGTGCCGACGACTACTTGCCCAAGCCCTTTCACCTTCCGGAACTGGTCGCACGCTTGCGCGCGCTCATCCGCCGCAAGCAGTTCGCGGGTAATCAGGCCATCGAACTGGACGAACTCCGCATTGTGCCGGATGACAAGCTGGTGGAAGTCAACGGCCAGCGCGTGGACCTTACCGTGATGCAGTTCGACCTGCTGCTCTTCCTTGTGGCCAACAAGGACCGCGTGCTCTCGCGCACCGCCATCGTGGAGCACGTCTGGGGCGAAATGGCCGACCGCTTGGACCACGATCATTTCCTCTACTCGCACATGAAGAACCTCCGGAAGAAGTTGTTGGAGAAGGGCAGCAAGGACCGCATCCAAACAGTGTACGGTCTGGGGTATCGGTTAAGCTCACACGCATGA
- a CDS encoding HAMP domain-containing histidine kinase, which produces MKLLQRTSRYQFVLAIPLVIMGTAIGYVVLSAVVAAQVDEQMEHQTQHIVQQLRKGERTFTSNAPDEFISVIPGQVSEPMTVDTAMLDPEEDEMAPWRLMRSSVRLPDAGSFTIAVGRSLVETEDLVLGVAVSMTLLLALVALGNVLLNRWLAKRLWQPFHDTLDELGRFQLDGTRSARWPKTDIEEFATLNGALSNMTAKMRSDFTAQKRFTEQAAHELQTPLAILQGKLDQLIQSPNIGEQEAGVIDGLFQARERMGRTVSNMLLLARIGNQQFPPQAIDWFALFQDQHQALQDLIAQRGIRFNLRQDQPCLLRLHPLLAEVLVSNLVRNAVQHNIPAGTVNVVLGADGFMVVNTGPALTTDPGKLFERFAKDDPTSNSTGLGLSMVKEIADQNGIQLSYGYAAGVHTLVVRGE; this is translated from the coding sequence ATGAAACTGCTGCAACGTACCTCGCGCTACCAGTTCGTCCTTGCCATCCCGTTGGTGATCATGGGTACGGCCATCGGCTACGTCGTGCTCAGCGCCGTGGTGGCAGCTCAGGTCGATGAGCAGATGGAACACCAGACACAACATATCGTCCAGCAACTGCGCAAGGGTGAACGCACCTTCACTTCCAACGCACCGGATGAATTCATTTCGGTAATACCAGGACAGGTCTCGGAGCCCATGACGGTGGACACCGCCATGCTCGACCCGGAGGAGGATGAGATGGCGCCGTGGCGGTTGATGCGCTCATCGGTGCGCTTGCCCGATGCCGGGTCCTTCACCATCGCCGTGGGTCGTTCGCTGGTGGAAACGGAAGACCTTGTGCTTGGCGTAGCGGTGAGCATGACCCTGCTCTTGGCGCTGGTAGCCTTGGGCAATGTGCTGCTGAACCGCTGGCTTGCCAAGCGCTTGTGGCAACCCTTCCACGATACCTTGGATGAGTTGGGGCGCTTCCAACTCGACGGAACGCGTTCTGCTCGTTGGCCCAAGACCGATATCGAGGAGTTCGCAACGCTCAACGGTGCGCTCTCCAACATGACCGCGAAGATGCGTTCCGACTTCACCGCGCAGAAGCGCTTCACCGAACAGGCCGCGCACGAACTGCAAACACCACTGGCCATCTTGCAAGGCAAACTGGACCAGCTCATCCAATCGCCGAACATCGGCGAGCAGGAAGCCGGTGTGATCGACGGCCTGTTCCAAGCGCGCGAACGCATGGGCCGCACCGTCTCCAACATGCTGCTGCTCGCCCGCATCGGCAACCAGCAGTTCCCGCCGCAAGCCATCGACTGGTTCGCGCTCTTCCAGGACCAACACCAAGCCTTGCAAGACCTCATCGCCCAGCGCGGCATCCGGTTCAACCTGCGGCAGGATCAACCGTGTTTGTTGCGCTTGCACCCCTTGCTCGCCGAAGTGCTCGTGTCCAACCTCGTGCGCAATGCCGTGCAGCACAACATACCTGCGGGCACGGTGAACGTGGTGCTCGGTGCGGATGGTTTCATGGTCGTGAACACCGGGCCTGCCCTCACCACCGATCCCGGCAAGCTCTTCGAGCGCTTCGCCAAGGACGATCCCACCAGCAATTCCACCGGCCTCGGCCTATCCATGGTGAAGGAGATCGCCGACCAGAACGGGATCCAACTTAGCTACGGGTATGCAGCGGGCGTACACACCTTGGTGGTACGAGGCGAATGA
- a CDS encoding acyloxyacyl hydrolase codes for MKTSVLSLVGVFIGLLHPLGSAAQAPNGPAIQKANWCIVPAFQYGYVFPTNHFLRGSNREQEPIRAFGAASIRLGKQTTGNKPWQLNYANPVYGVGISAIRFSEPEELGKPFAVFGYFNAPFHRWTKLSLEYDIALGLAFNWKPFNPVNNANNLSIGAKESVYLDVGVQAAFRLVGRFSGSAGLSIAHYSNGALKKPNLGVNTVAPRMALRYDLYTVPLSRPVKSQRAPFTASTQLDLSVFAGSQNVIYDSLPVDVVEGYEGVNFLAMGVNVCLARHLTHKSKIGFGFTADYNGAHDAQVSVDNGEVEAADSPFADKLQLSVFPSYELVVHRVSVLVQPSFYVARKNIPQQTPWFYQRIGIKYHAYRNLFVGVSLRAYQFNVSEFLEWNIGYRFIRNKGNPLSP; via the coding sequence ATGAAGACATCGGTCCTTTCCCTCGTTGGTGTATTCATCGGGTTGCTCCACCCATTGGGTAGTGCAGCCCAAGCGCCCAATGGACCTGCGATCCAGAAAGCAAACTGGTGCATTGTCCCGGCATTCCAATACGGATACGTCTTCCCTACGAACCATTTCTTGCGCGGAAGCAATCGCGAGCAGGAGCCCATCCGCGCTTTCGGCGCGGCTTCCATACGGCTTGGCAAGCAGACCACGGGCAACAAGCCATGGCAGCTGAACTATGCGAATCCGGTCTATGGTGTTGGCATCAGCGCCATTCGCTTCAGCGAACCGGAGGAACTGGGAAAGCCCTTTGCCGTCTTCGGTTACTTCAACGCCCCCTTCCATCGGTGGACGAAGCTGTCGTTGGAATATGATATCGCTTTGGGCCTTGCTTTCAACTGGAAGCCCTTCAACCCGGTGAACAACGCGAACAACCTTTCCATCGGGGCCAAGGAGAGCGTGTACCTGGATGTTGGTGTGCAGGCGGCGTTCCGGTTGGTCGGTCGGTTCTCCGGTAGTGCGGGGTTGAGCATCGCCCATTATTCCAACGGCGCCCTCAAGAAGCCGAACCTTGGCGTCAACACGGTTGCGCCCCGGATGGCCTTGCGCTATGACCTGTACACGGTTCCCTTGTCGCGACCGGTCAAGTCACAGCGCGCACCCTTCACTGCTTCCACCCAGCTCGACCTATCGGTCTTTGCCGGGTCGCAGAACGTGATCTACGACTCGCTTCCCGTGGATGTAGTCGAGGGGTACGAGGGGGTGAACTTCCTGGCCATGGGGGTGAACGTGTGCTTGGCGCGGCACCTTACGCACAAGAGCAAGATCGGCTTCGGCTTCACCGCCGACTACAACGGTGCGCACGATGCGCAAGTGAGCGTGGACAATGGCGAAGTGGAAGCAGCGGACAGCCCTTTTGCGGACAAGCTCCAGCTCAGTGTGTTCCCTTCCTATGAACTGGTCGTACACCGCGTATCGGTGCTTGTTCAACCTTCGTTCTATGTCGCACGCAAGAACATTCCACAGCAAACGCCGTGGTTCTACCAGCGCATCGGCATCAAGTACCATGCTTACCGGAACCTCTTCGTCGGTGTGAGTTTGCGCGCCTACCAGTTCAACGTTTCGGAATTCCTGGAGTGGAACATCGGGTATCGCTTCATCCGGAACAAGGGCAACCCTCTAAGCCCATGA
- a CDS encoding PepSY-like domain-containing protein: MNYALPTLLMLSLSMNACAQKVSEADVPQPVKAAFMKQFPKAEHAKWEMEDKKDYEVNFQQGATKWSAKYAADAKWLETEHAIKPEELPAPVRAAIAANYADHKLEAAEVAESPQGIVYEVDLEKGEHSMEVVFAADGKVVKSLVTEEVKRMKGRTRRTDRSVKRAGAQAPARANSIHRFPCVALAEMLAQAAEVGDHEHGEEEREHQFAHR; encoded by the coding sequence ATGAACTACGCACTGCCGACCTTGCTCATGCTCTCGCTCAGCATGAACGCCTGCGCACAGAAAGTGAGCGAAGCCGATGTACCCCAACCCGTGAAGGCCGCCTTCATGAAACAATTCCCCAAGGCCGAACACGCCAAATGGGAAATGGAGGACAAGAAGGACTACGAGGTGAACTTCCAGCAAGGCGCCACCAAGTGGTCCGCCAAGTACGCCGCCGATGCCAAGTGGCTGGAAACCGAACACGCCATCAAGCCGGAAGAACTACCCGCGCCGGTGCGCGCTGCCATCGCCGCCAACTACGCGGACCACAAACTGGAAGCCGCCGAGGTGGCCGAGAGCCCCCAAGGCATCGTGTATGAGGTGGACCTGGAGAAAGGAGAGCACAGCATGGAAGTGGTGTTCGCCGCGGATGGCAAAGTGGTGAAGAGCCTGGTGACGGAAGAGGTGAAAAGGATGAAGGGCCGGACGAGAAGGACTGATCGATCGGTCAAGCGGGCCGGGGCGCAAGCTCCGGCCCGCGCCAATTCAATCCACCGCTTTCCCTGCGTTGCGCTTGCGGAAATGCTCGCGCAAGCTGCTGAAGTTGGCGATCACGAGCACGGTGAGGAAGAACGCGAGCATCAGTTCGCCCATCGCTAG
- a CDS encoding DUF1003 domain-containing protein, which produces MMIAMGADGRNLVSTRSPMAMNDNAAYIKRMLATEDAQLARLHRIVEEAMNEERSLAARIAEEGREDRRGLGERLADQVASFGGSWTFILSFLGILVVWIILNAIFLHEKGFDPYPFILLNLVLSCIAALQAPVIMMSQNRKEAKDRLRAENDYLINLRAELEIRSLHRKLDLSIEDQFKHLCSIQQMQLDQLERLDQRLVRMESNLPKG; this is translated from the coding sequence ATGATGATCGCCATGGGAGCCGATGGTCGTAACCTTGTTTCAACCCGATCGCCAATGGCCATGAACGATAACGCCGCGTACATCAAACGCATGCTCGCCACTGAGGATGCGCAACTCGCGCGCCTGCACCGGATCGTGGAGGAAGCAATGAACGAGGAACGGAGCCTGGCGGCCCGCATCGCGGAGGAAGGGCGGGAGGATCGGCGCGGCTTGGGTGAACGCCTTGCCGACCAAGTGGCGTCATTCGGCGGTAGCTGGACCTTCATCCTCAGCTTTCTGGGCATCCTCGTGGTCTGGATCATTCTCAATGCGATCTTCTTGCACGAAAAGGGCTTCGATCCCTACCCCTTCATCCTGCTCAACTTGGTGTTATCCTGCATCGCCGCGTTGCAGGCACCGGTGATCATGATGAGCCAGAACCGCAAAGAAGCGAAGGACAGGCTGCGGGCCGAGAACGACTACTTGATCAACCTGCGCGCCGAACTGGAGATCCGCAGCCTGCACCGCAAATTGGATCTGAGCATCGAGGACCAGTTCAAGCACTTGTGCTCCATTCAACAAATGCAACTCGACCAGTTGGAGCGGTTGGATCAGCGCTTGGTACGCATGGAAAGCAACCTCCCGAAAGGATGA
- a CDS encoding TolC family protein codes for MNTIFKGHIVVRGSSSVPRTVLLLLLVFPGAGLVAQQQGLDFYLATGLERSPLLKDYGYQLSALDLDSAKVRATFGPQVSGTGQYLYAPYDKHWGYDVNVTNGGLYSAVVGARLPLFNKNQKQAQLSGIAVQHNSVRTGAAVTTLDLRRSIAGQYIAVYADQRALEFTESQVRLLTEQEQVLKHLAERGLYQQTDLLALQVSLQAQRIAARQAQALFRNDLYALNQLCGVQDTTTIRLLPPELVPSTAFNADASPVMQQFRLDSVSNTIADRTIDLAYRPRLNITGDLGLNAITYTDIPNRFGGSAGMNLNVPIYDGRQRRLEHDRIALREQTRQAYQTFYLDQLAQRHGQFQEALRRAEVLLAELQQQSTEEERLIALYRLELEGGLVRLTDLFLVLNNHAATVSALIQSDADRARIINELIHLK; via the coding sequence ATGAACACCATTTTTAAGGGGCACATCGTCGTTCGCGGGTCATCGTCGGTTCCCCGAACGGTGCTGCTTCTGTTGTTGGTCTTTCCGGGTGCTGGACTGGTCGCCCAGCAACAGGGCCTCGACTTCTACCTCGCCACAGGTTTGGAACGCAGCCCGTTGCTGAAGGACTACGGCTACCAACTAAGCGCGCTGGACCTGGATAGCGCCAAGGTGCGAGCCACCTTCGGGCCGCAAGTGAGCGGAACCGGCCAGTACCTCTACGCACCCTACGACAAGCACTGGGGCTACGACGTGAACGTCACCAACGGCGGCTTGTATTCCGCCGTGGTTGGCGCCAGGCTGCCCTTGTTCAACAAGAACCAGAAGCAGGCGCAACTATCCGGCATCGCGGTGCAACACAACAGTGTGCGCACCGGCGCGGCGGTCACAACGCTGGACTTGCGCAGGAGCATAGCAGGGCAATACATCGCGGTATATGCCGATCAACGCGCGTTGGAATTCACCGAAAGCCAGGTGCGCTTGCTCACCGAGCAGGAACAGGTACTGAAGCACTTGGCCGAGCGTGGCCTTTACCAACAAACGGACCTGCTCGCCCTGCAAGTGAGCCTGCAAGCCCAACGCATCGCGGCGCGGCAGGCACAAGCCCTTTTCCGCAACGACCTCTACGCCCTCAACCAACTGTGCGGCGTGCAGGATACCACCACCATTCGCCTCTTGCCGCCGGAGCTTGTTCCCAGCACCGCCTTCAATGCCGATGCTTCGCCCGTGATGCAGCAATTCCGCTTGGATAGTGTCAGCAACACCATCGCCGACCGCACCATCGACCTGGCATACCGGCCAAGGCTGAACATCACCGGCGATCTGGGCTTGAACGCCATTACCTACACCGATATCCCCAACCGTTTCGGTGGCAGCGCAGGCATGAACCTGAACGTGCCCATCTACGATGGTCGACAACGGCGCTTGGAACACGACCGCATCGCCTTGCGCGAACAGACCCGGCAAGCCTATCAGACCTTCTACCTCGATCAATTGGCCCAACGCCACGGTCAGTTCCAGGAAGCATTGCGCCGCGCCGAAGTGTTGCTCGCAGAACTGCAACAACAGTCCACCGAAGAGGAACGGTTGATCGCCTTGTACCGCTTGGAACTGGAGGGTGGCCTCGTGCGCCTTACCGACTTGTTCCTCGTGTTGAACAACCACGCGGCAACCGTATCGGCGCTCATCCAGTCCGACGCTGATCGCGCACGCATCATCAACGAACTCATCCACCTGAAATGA
- a CDS encoding HlyD family efflux transporter periplasmic adaptor subunit: MIRCHRTYPAAAAILLLLASCGTDAGAPAAADLGPRTPVTITHVQRDTIAKSVLLNATAQFLRKNSVRANITGTVDRAFVALGDHVRAGQPLYVIRTKEAEALGAFAAQDSTFRVKGLITIKAASDGVIVQMDKLLNDYVNDGDQLAIIADGGSSVFIVTVPYELNEHARIGTPCTIELPDSTQVRGTITTRLSTVDALAQTQGFVVKPTNGASFPEGLIGTVRFSVQEHPNAQVVPATTVLGNEEMTAFWVMRLIDDSTAVRVPIERGIAANDQVELLTPTFDPGDRLLLTGGYGLGDTASIMLPIR; the protein is encoded by the coding sequence ATGATCCGGTGTCACCGTACATATCCTGCGGCTGCGGCCATCCTGCTCTTGCTGGCTTCCTGTGGTACTGATGCGGGCGCACCTGCCGCAGCGGACCTGGGTCCGCGTACGCCTGTTACCATCACGCACGTCCAGCGCGACACCATCGCGAAGAGCGTATTACTGAACGCCACCGCGCAATTCCTCCGGAAGAACTCGGTGCGCGCCAACATCACCGGCACGGTGGACCGTGCCTTCGTTGCGCTCGGTGATCATGTGCGTGCGGGCCAGCCGCTCTATGTCATCCGCACCAAGGAGGCGGAAGCGCTCGGTGCGTTCGCGGCGCAGGACAGCACCTTCCGCGTAAAAGGTCTGATCACGATCAAAGCAGCTTCCGATGGGGTGATCGTACAGATGGACAAGCTGCTGAACGACTATGTGAACGACGGCGATCAGTTGGCCATCATCGCGGACGGCGGCAGCTCGGTGTTCATCGTCACCGTGCCCTACGAACTGAACGAACACGCGCGCATCGGTACGCCATGCACCATCGAGCTCCCCGATTCCACGCAGGTGCGCGGCACCATCACCACGCGACTTTCCACGGTGGACGCCTTGGCACAGACCCAGGGCTTCGTGGTGAAACCCACCAACGGCGCATCGTTCCCCGAAGGGCTCATCGGTACGGTGCGCTTCAGTGTGCAAGAGCACCCGAACGCACAAGTGGTGCCCGCAACCACGGTGCTGGGCAATGAGGAGATGACTGCGTTCTGGGTGATGCGCTTGATCGATGACAGCACGGCCGTGCGCGTACCCATCGAACGCGGCATCGCTGCGAACGACCAAGTGGAACTGCTCACGCCCACCTTCGATCCGGGCGATCGGCTGCTCCTCACCGGTGGCTATGGCTTGGGAGATACCGCGAGTATAATGTTACCCATTCGTTGA
- a CDS encoding BamA/TamA family outer membrane protein, producing the protein MVTLNARKLLERLILSALALSGPEVLFGQERDTLSFIRSKRLSDADLAKKREGRFITGLPDVSSDPVTGVGFGVRTNIYWNGTRDNPLFAHTPYLMKLKANAAYYTSNARELILALDIPYYKGSRWRFKIDVKAQQNPTNLYFGSTAATLGPLRLPSTSEGGPTFATYDEFDRARKTLRPGGPGEADFVTDALSNRFRETEYMLNLKADYALGNGKWRVMSGYEIQHLGYDTFEGTQAEAVDPATGESVMAPNGTSLLRQDFVQGAISGLDGGRVSILQAALIYDTRDLEPDPSNGLYFEIANEYAGKYIGSQFDFNKLFVQARAYRKLPWGRRTVLAFRSAAGNIFGSNAPFFEFQDQWSPDGSVNALGGKQSLRGYRANRFLARSLWFANIELRIRVAETRFLKQLFAFSITPFYDTGTVRDRWQDLNFRDLRSSYGGGVRIAWNQSTIISLDIGASQEDRLLYFGIGQVF; encoded by the coding sequence ATGGTCACGTTGAACGCACGAAAATTGTTGGAAAGGCTCATCCTGTCCGCGCTTGCCCTGTCGGGTCCCGAAGTGCTGTTTGGTCAAGAGAGAGATACGCTTTCGTTCATCCGGTCGAAGCGGCTTTCGGATGCGGATCTGGCCAAGAAGCGGGAAGGAAGGTTCATTACAGGACTTCCTGATGTTTCATCGGACCCGGTTACCGGGGTTGGATTCGGCGTTCGAACCAACATCTATTGGAACGGCACCCGTGACAATCCGCTCTTCGCGCACACGCCCTACTTGATGAAACTGAAGGCCAATGCTGCTTACTACACTTCCAATGCCAGGGAACTCATCCTTGCGTTGGATATCCCCTACTACAAGGGGTCGCGGTGGCGGTTCAAGATCGATGTGAAGGCACAACAGAATCCGACCAATCTCTATTTCGGCTCCACGGCTGCCACGCTCGGCCCGCTGCGGCTTCCATCAACATCGGAAGGGGGTCCCACCTTCGCCACTTATGACGAATTCGACCGTGCGCGCAAAACGCTAAGGCCCGGTGGCCCAGGCGAAGCGGATTTCGTGACCGACGCCTTGTCAAATCGGTTCAGGGAGACCGAGTACATGCTTAACCTGAAGGCGGACTATGCGCTTGGGAACGGCAAATGGCGTGTGATGTCCGGCTATGAGATCCAGCACCTGGGCTATGACACGTTCGAGGGCACGCAAGCGGAAGCTGTCGATCCCGCGACGGGGGAGTCAGTGATGGCTCCGAACGGTACGTCGTTATTGCGCCAGGACTTCGTGCAGGGGGCGATATCGGGCTTGGATGGAGGTCGAGTTTCCATTCTCCAAGCCGCGTTGATCTATGACACGCGGGATCTGGAGCCCGACCCTTCCAATGGGCTCTATTTCGAGATCGCCAATGAGTACGCTGGTAAGTACATCGGTTCGCAATTCGACTTCAACAAGCTCTTCGTTCAAGCGCGCGCCTACCGAAAGCTGCCATGGGGCCGTCGCACCGTTCTTGCTTTCCGTTCAGCAGCCGGCAACATTTTCGGTAGCAACGCGCCGTTCTTCGAATTCCAGGACCAATGGAGTCCGGATGGCAGCGTGAACGCACTGGGAGGAAAGCAGTCGCTGCGCGGATACCGGGCCAATCGATTTCTGGCGCGGTCCCTCTGGTTCGCCAACATTGAACTGCGCATCCGGGTCGCGGAGACGCGCTTCTTGAAGCAACTGTTCGCGTTCAGCATCACACCGTTCTACGACACGGGTACGGTAAGGGATCGCTGGCAGGATCTGAACTTCCGTGATCTGCGATCCTCCTATGGAGGCGGTGTGCGCATCGCTTGGAATCAATCCACCATCATCTCCCTCGACATCGGAGCTTCCCAGGAGGATAGGCTGCTCTATTTCGGTATTGGTCAAGTGTTTTGA